Proteins from a single region of Streptomyces vinaceus:
- a CDS encoding ferritin-like fold-containing protein: MPTVENASPSDDSTAAEAAGIAAQDWATASASPQYRAAVVDLLGALAYGELAAFERLAEDAKLAPTLDDKAELAKMASAEFHHFEQLRDRLAAIDAEPTAAMEPFAKGVDDFHRQTAPSDWLEGLVKAYVGDSIASDFYREVATHLDTDTRALVVGVLDDTGHGGFAVEKVRAAIEADPRCGGRLALWARRLMGEALSQAQRVVAERDALSTMLVGGVDGMAAGFDLAAVGEMFTRITKAHTKRMAALGLAA, translated from the coding sequence ATGCCGACCGTTGAAAACGCATCGCCCTCCGACGACAGCACCGCCGCCGAGGCGGCCGGGATCGCCGCTCAGGACTGGGCGACCGCCTCCGCCTCGCCGCAGTACCGGGCCGCCGTCGTGGACCTGCTGGGAGCGCTCGCGTACGGAGAGCTCGCCGCCTTCGAGCGCCTCGCGGAGGACGCGAAGCTCGCGCCCACCCTCGACGACAAGGCCGAGCTCGCGAAGATGGCCTCCGCGGAGTTCCACCACTTCGAGCAGCTGCGCGACCGCCTCGCCGCGATCGACGCGGAGCCGACCGCCGCCATGGAGCCCTTCGCCAAGGGCGTCGACGACTTCCACCGCCAGACCGCGCCCTCGGACTGGCTGGAGGGCCTGGTCAAGGCCTACGTCGGTGACTCGATCGCCAGCGACTTCTACCGCGAGGTCGCCACCCACCTCGACACCGACACCCGTGCCCTGGTCGTGGGCGTGCTCGACGACACCGGCCACGGCGGCTTCGCCGTCGAGAAGGTGCGCGCCGCCATCGAGGCCGACCCGCGCTGCGGCGGACGGCTCGCGCTGTGGGCCCGCCGGCTGATGGGCGAGGCGCTCTCGCAGGCGCAGCGCGTGGTCGCCGAGCGCGACGCGCTCTCCACGATGCTCGTGGGCGGCGTGGACGGGATGGCGGCCGGCTTCGACCTGGCGGCCGTCGGAGAGATGTTCACCCGCATCACCAAGGCGCACACCAAGCGCATGGCCGCCCTGGGCCTCGCCGCCTGA
- a CDS encoding DUF3107 domain-containing protein, which produces MEVKIGVQHAPREIVLESDLGAEELERLVTAALTGSEPLLSLTDNKGRKVLVPADRLSYVDLGEPSVRKVGFGAL; this is translated from the coding sequence GTGGAGGTCAAGATCGGCGTGCAGCACGCACCCCGGGAGATCGTGCTGGAGAGCGACTTGGGCGCCGAGGAGCTGGAGCGCCTCGTCACCGCCGCGCTGACCGGTTCGGAGCCGCTGCTGAGCCTCACCGACAACAAGGGTCGCAAGGTCCTGGTGCCGGCCGACCGCCTGTCGTATGTCGACCTGGGCGAGCCGAGCGTGCGCAAGGTCGGTTTCGGCGCGCTCTGA
- a CDS encoding DUF6758 family protein — translation MRGEPTCPKCGGRVRAPGLFADSWQCVVHGTVHPLQPVIPPSVEGLGVVVNRAEVPVWMPWPLPVGWLFTGVASAGDDRSGGRATAVACSGPGPLGGIGELLLVAEELGVGLGARYAGIDGPDPGPYIDVSAPPHAKVVAAGRPTPLWHVNGAPDDRAVFAGEARGLWLWAVVWPEQSGLLMYDELVLTDLRDAGSEVELLPCGALSPRVLGP, via the coding sequence ATGAGGGGCGAACCTACGTGCCCGAAGTGCGGTGGCCGGGTCAGGGCGCCCGGGCTCTTCGCCGATTCCTGGCAGTGTGTGGTGCACGGCACGGTGCACCCCCTGCAGCCCGTCATCCCGCCCAGCGTCGAAGGCCTGGGCGTGGTGGTGAACCGGGCGGAGGTGCCGGTGTGGATGCCGTGGCCGCTGCCCGTGGGGTGGCTGTTCACCGGGGTGGCGTCGGCCGGTGACGACCGCAGCGGGGGCAGGGCGACGGCGGTGGCCTGCTCGGGCCCCGGACCGCTCGGCGGGATCGGCGAGCTGCTGCTGGTCGCTGAGGAGTTGGGGGTCGGCCTCGGCGCGCGGTACGCGGGGATCGACGGACCCGACCCCGGCCCGTACATCGACGTCTCGGCGCCCCCGCACGCCAAGGTCGTGGCGGCGGGACGCCCGACGCCGCTGTGGCACGTGAACGGGGCCCCGGACGACCGGGCCGTGTTCGCCGGCGAGGCGCGCGGACTGTGGCTGTGGGCCGTCGTCTGGCCGGAGCAGTCCGGCCTGCTGATGTACGACGAACTGGTGCTGACGGACCTGCGGGACGCGGGGTCCGAGGTCGAACTCCTGCCGTGCGGCGCGCTGAGCCCGCGCGTCCTCGGCCCGTAG
- a CDS encoding suppressor of fused domain protein: MAQILALVEARLRSALGEPDARAAVTFLGTDRIEVLRFSEGDLVRYATLGMSEHPMTDPTAVVADPLRGPRAELVLTVRAGLAPTDKLLRPLAVLGAAPQVEGLVVAPGASLDVGEPLWEGAPFTSVLVAEPGGLVEDLELDEPMDPVHFLPLLPMTSNEAAWKRVHGAAALQERWLSHGTDLRDPLRSAVPLD; this comes from the coding sequence ATGGCACAAATTCTGGCTCTCGTCGAAGCCCGGTTGCGCAGCGCGCTCGGCGAACCCGACGCCCGCGCCGCCGTCACCTTCCTCGGCACCGACCGCATCGAGGTCCTCCGCTTCTCCGAGGGCGACCTCGTGCGGTACGCGACCCTCGGCATGTCCGAGCATCCGATGACCGACCCGACCGCCGTCGTCGCCGACCCGCTGCGCGGTCCGCGCGCCGAGCTCGTGCTGACCGTACGGGCGGGACTCGCGCCCACCGACAAGCTGCTGCGGCCGCTCGCGGTGCTGGGCGCCGCGCCGCAGGTGGAGGGGCTGGTGGTGGCCCCCGGTGCCTCGCTCGACGTGGGCGAGCCGCTGTGGGAGGGGGCGCCGTTCACCTCCGTGCTCGTCGCGGAACCGGGCGGGCTGGTGGAGGACCTCGAACTCGACGAGCCCATGGACCCGGTGCACTTCCTCCCGCTGCTGCCGATGACCTCGAACGAGGCCGCCTGGAAGCGGGTGCACGGCGCGGCCGCCCTCCAGGAACGCTGGCTGTCGCACGGCACGGATCTGCGGGATCCTCTTCGCAGCGCAGTGCCGCTGGACTGA
- a CDS encoding PHP domain-containing protein yields the protein MRIDLHAHSTASDGTDTPAELVLGAAAAGLDVVALTDHDTVGGYAEALAALPDGLTLVTGMELSCRLDGIGMHMLAYLFDPEEPELARERELVRDDRTPRAQAMIGKLRELGVDVTWEQVSRIAGNGSVGRPHIATALVELGVVPTVSDAFTPEWIADGGRAHAQKHELDPFDAIRLVKAAGGVTVFAHPAAVKRGRCVPESVVAELASAGLDGIEVDHMDHDTDTRGRLRALAGDLGLLTTGSSDYHGSRKTCRLGEYTTDPEIYGEITRRATGAFPVPGAGGATGA from the coding sequence GTGCGCATCGATCTGCACGCCCACTCCACGGCCTCCGACGGGACCGACACCCCGGCAGAGCTGGTCCTGGGCGCGGCCGCCGCCGGGCTCGACGTGGTCGCGCTGACCGACCACGACACCGTCGGGGGATACGCCGAAGCCCTCGCCGCGCTTCCGGACGGGCTCACCCTCGTCACCGGCATGGAGCTGTCCTGCCGCCTCGACGGCATCGGGATGCACATGCTCGCGTACCTCTTCGACCCCGAAGAGCCCGAGCTCGCCCGCGAGCGGGAGCTCGTCCGCGACGACCGCACCCCTCGCGCCCAGGCCATGATCGGCAAGCTGCGGGAGCTCGGCGTCGACGTCACCTGGGAGCAGGTCTCCCGGATCGCCGGCAACGGCTCGGTCGGGCGGCCGCACATCGCGACCGCGCTCGTCGAGCTGGGCGTCGTCCCCACCGTGTCCGACGCGTTCACGCCGGAGTGGATAGCCGACGGCGGCCGCGCCCACGCGCAGAAGCACGAGCTCGACCCCTTCGACGCCATCCGCCTGGTCAAGGCGGCCGGCGGGGTCACCGTCTTCGCCCACCCCGCCGCCGTCAAGCGCGGCCGGTGCGTTCCCGAGTCCGTGGTGGCCGAGCTCGCCTCCGCCGGTCTGGACGGGATCGAGGTGGACCACATGGACCACGACACCGACACCCGCGGGCGGCTGCGCGCCCTGGCCGGCGACCTCGGACTCCTGACGACCGGGTCCAGCGACTACCACGGCAGCCGCAAGACGTGCCGCCTCGGGGAGTACACGACCGACCCCGAGATCTACGGCGAGATCACGCGCCGTGCGACGGGGGCCTTCCCCGTTCCCGGCGCCGGCGGAGCGACCGGCGCGTAA
- a CDS encoding magnesium and cobalt transport protein CorA has protein sequence MSMLPYLRAAVRPALRRSTPSQPGYDATRDPSASSAVVDCAVYRDGRRALGSACLTPREAMARVRESGGFAWIGLHEPTEAEFAGIAATFGLHPLAVEDAVHAHQRPKLERYDDTLFTVFKTIHYVEHAELTATSEVVETGEVMCFTGPDFVITVRHGGQGSLRSLRHRLQDDPELLAKGPSAVLHSIADHVVDGYIAVAAAVQDDIDEVESAVFAAPAKGSARGGDAGRIYQLKREVLEFKRAVSPLLRPMELLSERPMRLVDPDIQKYFRDVADHLARVHEQVIGFDELLNSILQANLAQATVAQNEDMRKITSWAAIIAVPTMICGVYGMNFEHMPELHWRYGYPMVMAAIAGSCFTIHRALRRHGWL, from the coding sequence ATGTCGATGCTGCCCTACCTGCGTGCCGCCGTACGTCCGGCCCTGCGCAGGTCCACCCCGTCCCAGCCCGGCTACGACGCCACCCGCGACCCCTCCGCGAGCAGCGCGGTCGTCGACTGCGCCGTGTACCGCGACGGCCGACGCGCCCTGGGATCCGCGTGTCTGACCCCCCGTGAGGCGATGGCCCGGGTACGCGAGAGCGGCGGGTTCGCCTGGATCGGCCTGCACGAGCCGACCGAGGCCGAGTTCGCGGGGATCGCCGCCACGTTCGGCCTGCACCCGCTCGCCGTGGAGGACGCGGTACACGCCCACCAGCGGCCGAAGCTGGAGCGCTACGACGACACCCTCTTCACGGTCTTCAAGACCATCCACTACGTGGAGCACGCCGAACTGACCGCCACCAGCGAGGTGGTGGAGACCGGCGAGGTGATGTGCTTCACCGGCCCGGACTTCGTCATCACGGTCCGGCACGGCGGCCAGGGCTCCCTGCGGTCCCTGCGCCACCGCCTCCAGGACGACCCCGAGCTGCTGGCCAAGGGCCCCTCGGCCGTCCTGCACTCCATCGCCGACCACGTGGTCGACGGGTACATCGCGGTCGCGGCGGCCGTCCAGGACGACATCGACGAGGTGGAGAGCGCCGTGTTCGCCGCGCCCGCCAAGGGCTCCGCGCGCGGCGGCGACGCGGGCCGCATCTACCAGCTCAAGCGCGAGGTGCTGGAGTTCAAGCGGGCCGTCTCGCCGCTGCTGCGGCCGATGGAGCTGCTGAGCGAGCGTCCGATGCGGCTGGTGGACCCGGACATCCAGAAGTACTTCCGCGACGTGGCCGACCACCTGGCGCGGGTGCACGAGCAGGTCATCGGCTTCGACGAGCTGCTGAACTCGATCCTCCAGGCCAACCTCGCGCAGGCGACGGTCGCCCAGAACGAGGACATGCGCAAGATCACCTCGTGGGCGGCGATCATCGCCGTCCCGACGATGATCTGCGGGGTCTACGGGATGAACTTCGAGCACATGCCGGAGCTGCACTGGCGCTACGGCTACCCCATGGTGATGGCCGCGATCGCCGGATCCTGCTTCACCATCCACCGCGCGCTGCGCCGCCACGGCTGGCTCTAG
- a CDS encoding alpha/beta fold hydrolase encodes MSKPPRLTLPSGARAYLLSTARGEFAVHEAGEPVRGTALLVPGFTGSKEDFIGLLEPLSAAGYRVLAIDGRGQHESPGPREESAYALEELAQDVLAQAAAVDGGPVHLVGHSLGGLIARAAVLRDAAPFASLTLMSSGPAAIAEDQQERTKLLVAALEAMRDDMPGVWTAMRSFDPEDAAPDGPELAEFLRGRWLSTVPEQLIATGRILVSEPDRVDGLSAVELPKLVLSGEVDYAWPVPLMDEMTERLGAARVVVAGAEHSPNAENPQVTAGALASFWDSHPQG; translated from the coding sequence ATGAGCAAGCCGCCCCGCCTCACGCTGCCCTCCGGTGCCCGCGCGTACCTCCTGTCCACCGCCCGCGGCGAGTTCGCCGTGCACGAGGCCGGCGAGCCGGTCCGCGGCACCGCCCTGCTGGTCCCCGGTTTCACGGGCAGCAAGGAGGACTTCATCGGCCTCCTGGAGCCGCTGTCCGCCGCCGGGTACCGGGTGCTCGCCATCGACGGGCGCGGGCAGCACGAGAGCCCCGGCCCGCGCGAGGAGTCGGCGTACGCGCTGGAGGAGCTGGCGCAGGACGTGCTCGCCCAGGCCGCCGCCGTGGACGGGGGGCCGGTCCACCTCGTCGGCCACTCGCTGGGCGGGCTGATCGCGCGGGCCGCCGTACTGCGCGACGCGGCGCCCTTCGCCTCCCTCACCCTGATGAGCAGCGGGCCGGCGGCGATCGCCGAGGACCAGCAGGAACGTACGAAGCTGCTGGTCGCGGCGTTGGAGGCGATGCGCGACGACATGCCGGGGGTCTGGACGGCGATGCGGTCCTTCGACCCCGAGGACGCGGCGCCGGACGGCCCCGAGCTCGCGGAGTTCCTCCGCGGGCGGTGGCTGTCCACGGTGCCGGAGCAGCTGATCGCCACGGGCCGGATCCTGGTCTCCGAGCCGGACCGGGTGGACGGGCTGAGCGCGGTGGAGCTGCCGAAGCTGGTGCTGTCCGGCGAGGTGGACTACGCGTGGCCGGTCCCGCTGATGGACGAGATGACGGAGCGGCTGGGCGCGGCCCGGGTGGTCGTGGCGGGTGCGGAGCACTCCCCCAATGCAGAGAATCCGCAGGTCACGGCGGGTGCACTGGCCTCGTTCTGGGACTCCCACCCACAGGGTTAG
- a CDS encoding DEAD/DEAH box helicase has protein sequence MTLPVALSGTDVIGQAKTGTGKTLGFGLPLLERVVVPADVEAGRATPEQLTDAPQALVVVPTRELCTQVTNDLLTAGKVRNVRVLAIYGGRAYEPQVEALKKGVDVIVGTPGRLLDLAGQRKLDLSHVKALVLDEADEMLDLGFLPDVEKIINYLPAKRQTMLFSATMPGAVIGLARRYMTQPTHIRATSPEGEGVTVANIKQHVFRAHNMDKPELVSRILQAEGRGLAMIFCRTKRTAADIAEQLEKRGFASGAVHGDLGQGAREQALRAFRNGKVDVLVCTDVAARGIDVEGVTHVINYQTPEDEKTFLHRVGRTGRAGNKGIAVTLVDWDDIPRWQLINKALELDFHDPVETYSTSPHLFEEMNIPAGTKGILPRAERTRAGLKAEDLEDLGETGGRGGRGGRGDRGDRGPAAAAAPAEERAPRTRTPRQRRRTRGGSELGAETAAVTPVAEAPEAPAGDEARKPRRRRTRSVTTAAAAAAVVAEQAPAAPAAAVAPVATVVEAAPVVEAAPVAVAPVAEAPAEEAPVKARRTRTRKAAAAVVFTEPDLAQAPSAEPVTAEPVKTEPVRARRVPTQKPVLAQVTPIAAAPAEEVVVKARRTRARKVVDAAPEPDFQVAPPVEPPVKARRSAPTTRTRKVAAAAPVAEAVAVAEEAPAKPKRTRTRKAAAAVEAPAAPVAEEAPAKPKRTRARKAAAPVVETTEA, from the coding sequence ATGACCCTCCCCGTCGCCCTTTCCGGCACGGACGTCATCGGCCAGGCCAAGACCGGAACCGGCAAGACGCTCGGTTTCGGCCTTCCGCTGCTGGAGCGGGTCGTCGTCCCCGCGGACGTCGAGGCCGGCCGGGCCACGCCCGAGCAGCTCACCGACGCCCCGCAGGCCCTCGTCGTCGTACCGACGCGCGAGCTGTGCACCCAGGTCACCAACGACCTGCTGACCGCGGGCAAGGTCCGCAACGTCCGCGTCCTCGCCATATACGGCGGCCGCGCGTACGAGCCGCAGGTCGAGGCGCTCAAGAAGGGCGTCGACGTGATCGTCGGCACCCCGGGCCGCCTGCTCGACCTGGCCGGCCAGCGCAAGCTGGACCTGTCGCACGTCAAGGCGCTCGTCCTGGACGAGGCCGACGAGATGCTCGACCTGGGCTTCCTGCCCGACGTCGAGAAGATCATCAACTACCTCCCGGCCAAGCGCCAGACGATGCTGTTCTCGGCGACCATGCCGGGCGCGGTCATCGGCCTGGCCCGCCGGTACATGACGCAGCCGACGCACATCCGCGCCACCTCGCCCGAGGGCGAGGGCGTCACCGTCGCCAACATCAAGCAGCACGTCTTCCGTGCGCACAACATGGACAAGCCGGAGCTCGTCTCCCGCATCCTGCAGGCCGAGGGCCGCGGGCTGGCCATGATCTTCTGCCGTACGAAGCGCACGGCGGCCGACATCGCCGAGCAGCTGGAGAAGCGCGGCTTCGCGTCCGGCGCCGTCCACGGCGACCTGGGCCAGGGCGCGCGCGAGCAGGCGCTGCGCGCGTTCCGCAACGGCAAGGTCGACGTACTGGTGTGCACCGACGTCGCCGCGCGCGGTATCGATGTCGAGGGTGTCACCCACGTCATCAACTACCAGACGCCCGAGGACGAGAAGACCTTCCTGCACCGCGTGGGCCGCACCGGCCGCGCGGGCAACAAGGGCATCGCCGTCACGCTGGTCGACTGGGACGACATCCCGCGCTGGCAGCTGATCAACAAGGCGCTGGAGCTGGACTTCCACGACCCGGTCGAGACGTACTCCACGTCCCCGCACCTGTTCGAGGAAATGAACATCCCGGCCGGCACCAAGGGGATCCTGCCGCGCGCCGAGCGCACGCGGGCCGGCCTGAAGGCCGAGGACCTGGAAGACCTGGGCGAGACCGGCGGCCGCGGTGGCCGTGGCGGTCGCGGTGACCGCGGTGACCGCGGTCCGGCCGCGGCCGCGGCCCCGGCCGAGGAGCGTGCCCCCCGTACGCGCACCCCACGCCAGCGCCGCCGGACGCGCGGCGGCAGCGAGCTCGGCGCCGAGACCGCCGCCGTGACCCCGGTGGCCGAGGCCCCCGAGGCCCCGGCCGGTGACGAGGCGCGCAAGCCGCGCCGCCGCCGGACGCGCTCGGTGACCACCGCGGCCGCCGCGGCCGCCGTCGTGGCCGAGCAGGCTCCGGCCGCTCCGGCCGCCGCCGTCGCCCCGGTCGCCACCGTCGTCGAGGCGGCTCCGGTCGTCGAGGCCGCCCCCGTCGCCGTCGCTCCGGTCGCCGAGGCTCCGGCCGAGGAGGCCCCGGTCAAGGCCCGCCGTACGCGGACCCGCAAGGCCGCGGCGGCCGTGGTCTTCACGGAGCCCGACCTCGCGCAGGCCCCGTCGGCCGAGCCGGTCACGGCGGAGCCCGTCAAGACCGAGCCGGTCCGCGCCCGCCGGGTACCGACCCAGAAGCCCGTCCTCGCCCAGGTGACCCCGATCGCGGCGGCTCCGGCCGAGGAGGTCGTGGTCAAGGCCCGCCGGACCCGCGCCCGCAAGGTCGTCGACGCGGCCCCGGAGCCGGACTTCCAGGTGGCCCCGCCCGTGGAGCCCCCGGTCAAGGCCCGCCGCAGCGCCCCGACCACCCGGACCCGCAAGGTCGCGGCTGCCGCTCCGGTCGCCGAGGCCGTCGCGGTGGCCGAGGAGGCCCCTGCCAAGCCGAAGCGCACGCGGACCCGCAAGGCCGCCGCCGCCGTCGAGGCTCCGGCCGCGCCGGTGGCCGAGGAGGCCCCCGCGAAGCCGAAGCGCACCCGGGCCCGCAAGGCCGCCGCTCCCGTCGTGGAGACCACGGAGGCCTGA
- a CDS encoding TetR/AcrR family transcriptional regulator, translated as MTAIEQTEAARPRGTRLPRRARRNQLLGAAQEVFVAQGYHAAAMDDIAERAGVSKPVLYQHFPGKLDLYLALLDQHCEALLLAVRTALASTTDNKLRVAATMDAYFAYVEDEGGAFRLVFESDLTNEPAVRERVDRVSLQCAEAISDVIAEDTGLSKDESMLLAVGLGGVSQVVARYWLSSESPVARDTAVGLLTSLAWRGIAGFPLHGTEGGQAPQA; from the coding sequence GTGACAGCCATCGAGCAGACCGAGGCAGCGCGTCCCCGGGGCACGCGACTGCCGCGCCGAGCCCGACGCAATCAGCTCCTGGGCGCGGCCCAGGAGGTCTTCGTCGCGCAGGGTTACCACGCGGCGGCGATGGACGACATCGCGGAGCGGGCCGGCGTGAGCAAGCCCGTGCTGTACCAGCACTTCCCCGGCAAGCTCGACCTCTACCTGGCCCTGCTGGACCAGCACTGCGAGGCCCTGCTGCTCGCCGTGCGCACGGCGCTCGCGTCGACCACGGACAACAAGCTGCGCGTGGCCGCGACGATGGACGCCTACTTCGCGTACGTGGAGGACGAGGGCGGCGCGTTCCGGCTGGTCTTCGAGTCCGACCTGACGAACGAGCCGGCGGTGCGCGAGCGCGTCGACCGCGTCTCGCTCCAGTGCGCCGAAGCCATCTCCGACGTCATCGCCGAGGACACCGGCCTGTCCAAGGACGAGTCCATGCTGCTGGCCGTGGGCCTGGGCGGGGTGTCGCAGGTCGTGGCCCGGTACTGGCTCTCCAGCGAGAGCCCGGTCGCCCGCGATACGGCGGTGGGCCTCCTGACCTCGCTGGCCTGGCGCGGCATCGCCGGGTTCCCGCTGCACGGCACGGAGGGCGGCCAGGCACCGCAGGCCTGA
- a CDS encoding MarC family protein: MFDFAVFGSLFLTLFVIMDPPGITPIFLALTSGRPAKVQRRMAWQAVCVAFGVIAVFGICGQQILDYLHVSVPALMIAGGLLLLLIALDLLTGKNDEPKQTKDVNVALVPLGMPLLAGPGAIVSVILAVQKADGITGQVSVWLAILAMHLVLWTAMRYSLVIIRIIKDGGVVLVTRLAGMMLSAIAVQQIINGVLQVIHTA; the protein is encoded by the coding sequence GTGTTCGACTTCGCCGTCTTCGGATCCCTATTTCTCACGCTTTTTGTGATTATGGATCCCCCGGGCATCACACCGATCTTCCTCGCCCTGACCTCGGGCCGTCCCGCCAAGGTGCAGCGCCGCATGGCCTGGCAGGCCGTCTGCGTGGCCTTCGGCGTCATCGCCGTCTTCGGCATCTGCGGCCAGCAGATCCTGGACTACCTGCACGTCTCCGTTCCCGCGCTGATGATCGCGGGCGGTCTGCTGCTCCTGCTCATCGCGCTCGACCTGCTCACCGGCAAGAACGACGAGCCCAAGCAGACCAAGGACGTGAACGTCGCCCTCGTGCCGCTCGGCATGCCGCTGCTCGCCGGCCCCGGTGCGATCGTCTCCGTCATCCTCGCCGTGCAGAAGGCGGACGGGATCACCGGGCAGGTCTCGGTCTGGCTCGCGATCCTGGCCATGCACCTCGTGCTGTGGACGGCCATGCGCTACTCGCTGGTGATCATCCGGATCATCAAGGACGGCGGCGTCGTCCTCGTGACGCGCCTCGCCGGCATGATGCTCTCCGCGATCGCCGTCCAGCAGATCATCAACGGCGTGCTCCAGGTCATCCACACGGCCTGA
- a CDS encoding alpha/beta fold hydrolase, translating into MSSTELPGVRSASEASPQVGAVRVAEGEQLRTVVLPGLELTVRSRPPLRTGLPPALFVHGLGGSSTNWTDLMAQLEDSVDGEAVDLPGFGWSPPPADRDYSVTALARAVIRHLDAAGRGPVHLFGNSLGGAVSTRVAAVRPDLVRTLTLISPALPELRVQRSAVPTALLAVPGMASLVGRLTRGLSAEERTRGVTALCYGDPSRVTSEGFAYAVAEMERRMALPYFWEAMSRSSRGIVDAYTLGGQHGLWRQAQRVLAPTLLVYGGRDQLVSYRMAQKAAASFRGSRLLTLPQAGHVAMMEYPDVVAQAFRELLHDTGPATRDMPDTLDIRDGEDGRG; encoded by the coding sequence ATGTCTTCGACCGAGCTGCCGGGTGTGCGATCCGCATCCGAAGCGTCCCCCCAGGTGGGAGCCGTCCGCGTCGCCGAGGGGGAGCAGCTGCGCACCGTGGTGCTGCCCGGACTGGAGCTCACCGTCCGGTCCCGGCCCCCGCTGCGTACGGGTCTGCCGCCCGCGCTGTTCGTCCACGGACTCGGCGGTTCGTCGACGAATTGGACGGACCTCATGGCACAGCTGGAGGACAGCGTCGACGGCGAGGCCGTCGACCTGCCCGGCTTCGGCTGGTCCCCGCCGCCCGCGGACCGGGACTACTCGGTCACCGCGCTGGCCCGCGCGGTCATCCGGCACCTCGACGCCGCCGGCCGCGGCCCCGTCCACCTCTTCGGGAACTCCCTCGGGGGCGCCGTCTCCACCCGGGTCGCGGCCGTCCGCCCCGACCTGGTGCGCACGCTGACGCTGATCTCGCCCGCGCTGCCCGAGCTGCGCGTGCAGAGGTCGGCGGTGCCGACCGCCCTGCTCGCCGTCCCCGGCATGGCCTCGCTGGTCGGCCGGCTCACCCGCGGGCTGAGCGCGGAGGAGCGCACCCGCGGGGTGACGGCCCTCTGTTACGGAGACCCCTCCCGGGTGACATCGGAGGGCTTCGCGTACGCCGTCGCGGAGATGGAGCGGCGGATGGCCCTCCCGTACTTCTGGGAGGCGATGAGCCGTTCCTCGCGGGGCATCGTCGACGCGTACACCCTCGGCGGGCAGCACGGACTGTGGCGCCAGGCGCAGCGGGTGCTCGCCCCGACCCTGCTGGTCTACGGTGGCCGGGACCAACTGGTCTCGTACCGTATGGCGCAGAAGGCGGCGGCCTCCTTCCGGGGGTCGCGGCTGCTGACCCTGCCCCAGGCGGGGCACGTGGCGATGATGGAGTACCCCGATGTGGTGGCGCAGGCCTTCCGGGAGCTGCTGCACGACACCGGTCCGGCGACGCGCGACATGCCGGACACCCTTGACATCCGAGATGGCGAAGACGGCAGAGGCTGA